In Terriglobia bacterium, a single genomic region encodes these proteins:
- a CDS encoding type Z 30S ribosomal protein S14, translated as MARTSQMAKLVRKPKFKIRHRNRCRICGRPRGYLRKFEMCRLCFRKLALQGDIPGVVKSSW; from the coding sequence GTGGCTCGTACAAGCCAGATGGCAAAATTAGTTCGGAAACCGAAATTTAAGATCCGCCACCGGAACCGGTGCCGCATCTGTGGCCGTCCGCGCGGCTATCTTCGCAAGTTTGAGATGTGCCGTCTCTGTTTCCGCAAGCTTGCTCTGCAGGGAGACATCCCTGGGGTTGTAAAGTCAAGTTGGTAG
- the rpsH gene encoding 30S ribosomal protein S8: MSAVSDPVADMLTRIRNGLRARHQRVDMPSSKLKIEIARVLKEEGYISNYKVSEEKKKQNLRVFLRYAPNGCSVITKIGRVSRPGRRVYVGSSEVPKVLGGLGVNILTTPRGVMTGKAARHAKVGGEILCNVE, from the coding sequence ATGTCTGCAGTTTCTGATCCGGTCGCTGACATGCTGACGCGAATTCGCAACGGGCTTCGCGCCCGGCATCAACGAGTGGATATGCCGTCCTCAAAATTGAAAATCGAGATTGCCCGGGTGCTGAAAGAAGAAGGTTATATCAGCAACTACAAGGTCTCGGAAGAGAAGAAGAAGCAGAACCTGCGGGTTTTCCTTCGCTATGCGCCGAATGGCTGCAGCGTGATCACGAAGATTGGCCGTGTTTCGAGGCCTGGCCGCCGTGTTTACGTTGGGTCCAGTGAAGTGCCCAAGGTGCTTGGCGGGTTGGGTGTGAACATTCTGACGACGCCCCGGGGTGTGATGACCGGCAAAGCGGCACGCCACGCCAAGGTGGGCGGAGAAATTCTTTGCAACGTGGAGTAG